A genomic window from Helicobacter suis HS1 includes:
- the hemH gene encoding ferrochelatase: MSIKEAVVLLNMGGPNHLAEVALFLKNMFADPCILSFKNPLLRKILGSFIVKNRLQKAQDIYKCIGNKSPINDLTARLTNRLNALDTSRHYTYAMRYTPPFTSMVFNELAQQGFNSLVLFSMYPQYSTTTTQSSMQEAFKTLETLHFYPNLRIIDRFYTHSLYNEAIIQSISKTLQNRSAKDFVLIFSVHGLPESIIKEGDPYQAECLHQVSLLKRLLLPFKFKHIELSYQSKVGPLKWLEPSTESMIEQHRRDKILIYPLAFSIDNSETLFELQIQYKLEATRLAVPEYLVCPCLNDHPLFVKAILELVENAPSLSQDFKTKGYNVPFNPHQEAFKCV, from the coding sequence ATGTCTATTAAAGAGGCGGTTGTTTTGCTTAACATGGGCGGCCCTAATCATTTAGCTGAGGTCGCGCTTTTCCTTAAAAACATGTTTGCTGACCCCTGTATTCTCTCTTTTAAAAACCCTCTTTTGCGCAAAATTTTAGGGAGTTTCATTGTCAAAAACCGCCTACAAAAAGCCCAAGATATTTACAAATGCATTGGCAATAAATCCCCCATTAACGATCTTACCGCTAGGCTTACAAACCGCCTTAATGCTTTGGATACAAGCCGCCACTACACCTATGCTATGCGCTACACCCCTCCCTTTACCTCTATGGTTTTTAACGAATTAGCCCAACAAGGTTTTAATTCTTTAGTGCTTTTTTCTATGTATCCCCAATATTCCACTACCACCACACAATCCTCCATGCAAGAGGCCTTTAAAACCCTAGAAACTTTGCATTTTTACCCTAATCTGCGCATTATTGATCGTTTTTATACCCATTCGCTCTACAACGAGGCCATTATCCAAAGCATTTCTAAAACTTTGCAAAATAGATCTGCAAAAGATTTTGTCTTGATTTTCTCCGTGCATGGATTACCCGAAAGTATAATCAAAGAGGGCGATCCTTATCAGGCTGAATGTTTACACCAAGTAAGTCTTTTAAAACGCTTGCTACTGCCCTTTAAATTTAAACACATTGAACTTTCCTACCAATCTAAAGTAGGCCCTCTTAAGTGGCTAGAGCCTAGCACTGAGAGCATGATAGAACAACACCGCCGCGATAAAATCCTCATTTATCCTTTGGCCTTTAGCATTGATAATTCTGAAACCCTTTTTGAGTTACAAATCCAATATAAACTAGAGGCGACGCGCCTAGCCGTGCCTGAATATTTAGTTTGCCCCTGTTTAAACGATCACCCTCTCTTTGTCAAGGCTATTTTAGAGCTTGTAGAAAATGCCCCCTCCCTAAGCCAAGATTTTAAGACAAAAGGCTACAATGTCCCCTTTAATCCACACCAAGAGGCTTTTAAATGCGTATGA
- a CDS encoding SoxW family protein, producing MRMISYFTLLLLLFHFSLASDDEIDDSMISSGAISPKSTLETSDNLDKQSYAGLEDIFQDTRIISPHGKHMLLIFSKNGCAYCEMLKQDLKHYAELKNYIKTHFSAYYINTSYSKMHDFKIGTPEKPRELKLPTSELAQMYEVNSTPTIVLADSTGKTIYELPGYMPHVQFLAVLEFVGNNLYQGINDDKIFIQKLRAYILKKTRESKHAS from the coding sequence ATGCGTATGATCTCTTATTTTACTTTATTGCTTTTATTATTCCATTTTAGTTTGGCTTCTGATGATGAGATTGATGATAGCATGATTTCCTCAGGCGCGATCTCTCCTAAAAGTACGCTAGAGACAAGCGACAATTTAGACAAACAAAGTTATGCCGGGCTAGAGGATATTTTTCAAGATACCCGTATCATCAGCCCCCATGGCAAACATATGCTACTCATTTTTAGCAAAAATGGCTGTGCGTACTGCGAAATGCTCAAGCAAGATTTAAAACACTATGCAGAGCTTAAAAACTACATCAAAACACACTTTAGCGCCTACTACATCAACACCAGTTATAGTAAAATGCATGATTTTAAAATCGGCACGCCTGAAAAACCCCGCGAGTTAAAATTACCCACTTCCGAGCTTGCTCAGATGTATGAGGTTAACTCCACACCCACCATTGTTTTAGCCGACTCCACCGGTAAAACCATCTATGAACTCCCTGGCTACATGCCCCATGTCCAATTTTTAGCGGTTTTAGAATTTGTAGGCAATAACCTTTATCAGGGCATCAATGACGATAAAATCTTTATCCAAAAACTACGCGCCTACATTCTTAAAAAGACAAGAGAGTCTAAACATGCAAGTTAG